A window of the Tripterygium wilfordii isolate XIE 37 chromosome 12, ASM1340144v1, whole genome shotgun sequence genome harbors these coding sequences:
- the LOC120011415 gene encoding uncharacterized protein LOC120011415 translates to MKNRGASAFLKQIISALKTKTRAIKARLIIFSLLSNRKFLITSISHKLQSVTGHHHHHHHLHLHEKEDEAKATVLDNHNAMAHDFLPDPTHTHFIYNEADEVEDEINEAIKDDNYPDLMHSSEDIMNFEDHGGSVIDMVKNSKDHEGQEFRLEDEIDRVADLFIERFHHQMWMQKQLSFKRQITFYSTRARMFLQYNLMISIS, encoded by the exons ATGAAGAACAGAGGAGCATCTGCCTTCCTCAAGCAGATAATATCAGCTTTGAAGACCAAAACCAGAGCCATCAAGGCTCGCCTCATAATCTTCTCCCTCCTTAGCAACAGGAAGTTCCTCATCACCTCCATCTCTCACAAACTTCAATCTGTGACaggccatcatcatcatcatcatcatcttcatcttcacgAGAAGGAAGACGAAGCCAAGGCCACGGTGTTAGATAATCACAACGCCATGGCTCATGACTTCCTCCCCGATCCCACTCACACCCACTTCATATACAACGAGGCGGATGAAGTGGAAGATGAAATCAATGAAGCAATAAAAGATGATAACTATCCAGATTTAATGCATTCGTCGGAGGACATCATGAACTTTGAGGATCATGGAGGCTCTGTGATTGATATGGTGAAGAACTCAAAGGACCACGAAGGGCAAGAGTTCAGATTGGAAGACGAAATAGACCGAGTCGCTGACTTGTTCATTGAGAGGTTCCATCATCAGATGTGGATGCAGAAGCAGCTCTCCTTCAAGAG ACAAATCACTTTCTATTCTACAAGAGCAAGGATGTTTCTACAGTACAACTTGATGATTTCCATTTCTTGA